The Neosynechococcus sphagnicola sy1 DNA window CTGATCACGGGTTCAGAAACTTTCATCATCCTGCAATAATGCCGTCATATAGTTGGCTAAATTAGCGGCAAACCGTTGGCTACTATAACGGCTGATCGCAGTACGTCGTGCCTCAGCTCCGATCCGTGCCACCTCCTGGGGGTGCTGTTGTAAGTAGGTAATGGCTGCTTCCAGGGCTGGGGCATTTCCCGGTGCCACCAGATAGCAGTTTTCTAGATGACGCATCTGTTTCGGTTCCCACAAACCGATGGTACGGGTGAGAATCACGGCCTTGCCGCAGGCCATCGCCTGTAAGGTAGCACTCTGGCCGGAGGGCTGGGCAACATTTTGCAGGGGAATGATCACAAACTGTGCCTGTTGATAGAGCTGTCGCAAGGCCAGGTCGGTAAACTCTGAGGCAACCTCCACCTGGGGAGCAGTGGGTGCGATCTCCAGGCGGGTGACGATTTTGAGGCGGCAGTTGGGCAAGGAGGCGATCGCCTGTAACAGGGTGTGATAATCCCGAGCCAGGTCGCTGCCCACACTCAAGATATAGTCACCCACGGGAGTATCTTCGTTGGGGTGCCAGAACTGGGTATCAATGCCAAAGGGGAGACAGCGAACCCGATCGGGGGGGAGTTGCAACTGCTGCACCAAAGGCTCGACAGCGCCCTCCCCTAAGACAAGGATTTGTTCAGTGGTCTGTAACAGATGGCGGTACCAGCCTCGAAAGAACCGATGGATGAGGGACGGTTGGGGCAATTGACCCAGGCGATCGCTGAGTCCCTGACTGATATAAATACAAGGTGTCGTCAGTAGCCCCAGGGCTTTCAACCCAGCGATCGGTAAACCACAGCTATCTATGGTGCTGACAATCACCTCAGCCCGCCGCAGCAGTTGGAGATGATCGAGGGCAATATGGAGGGCAAACCCCATTTTGACTTGACGGGCAATCAACACCTCCAGGGGGTACCAGAGACAGCGTTTCCAGTTCCATTGGTGATCGTCGCCCTCAATCCAGCAGACTTCAAACTCAGCCGGGTTGAAGTGGTTGAGACCATAGAGCATTTCGTCGGGGCCAACTCCTGCCCTGTAAAGTTCCAGACGTTCCTGGCGCTGCCGCCGAAACACAAAGACCACCCGTGGTGGGGAGACAGGAACAACGGTCATGACCTAACGCATCATGTAGGTATCAGCCCCGTAGATGCGGTCAAACAACCAGCGCAACAGTTGTCCCAGGGTTTTGAACAGTCCCCACTGGGTTCGAGTTGCCAGTTGATCGCACCAGAACAACGGCCAGAACACCAAAAAGTTGCGGTCAAGCATCCCATTATGTCGCCGCCCCACGGCAGCAATTTCCCGTTTGAAGTCCCACCCTCCTGCCCAAGTTTTGGTGGCCGGATGCCGTCGCCACATGCCCACATCATCAGGGATCGCCACCATTGGGAAACGGGGGGTCATCCGCAGGGTCAACTCCCAATCCATGGTGTAGTATAACGACTCATCTAGCCACCCGACTGCGGCCACGGCTTGCCGGCGAATAAATAGCGATTGGGAGAGGATATAACAGCGTGTTCGCAGCAGTTTGGGGTTGTAGGGACGGTAGGGAATTTTTTGTAAAACCTGATTTTGGGTGTTAATTTTTGCCCCAGCTCCATAGATTAAATCGGCTGTGGGATGGTTTTGATAGGCACAGGCGATCGCCCAAATCCCATTGGGGTAGAGCAAATCATCAGAGTTGAGGTAGGCCACCAGTTCCCCAGTGGCACGCTGCCACCCTTTATTGATGGCATGGGTTTGTCCCCGATCCGGCTCACTCACCCAAGCGGTGAGCCAGGGCTCGTATTGACGAATGATCCCTAGGGTTTGATCGCTGCTGCCCCCATCCATGATCAGACACTCCAGGTCTGGATACCCCTGGAGCAACACAGAGCGAATGGTAGCTTCGATGAACTCTCCTTGGTTATAGGACGGAATCACAATACTAATGCGGGGCCAATCCTGGGTAGCGGCAAGCCCCAGGGGATGGCTAAGACTTTCGTGGGTCCACGGCCACCCGGTTTGATCGGCGGGGGGCAGCGGCAATTCATAGCAGGAGGGACATCGCATAATTCGGATAATTACTGACCCCTTAAAACACCAAACTACCCACGACTAAAATGGCTTCACCCCTGACAAACACTGCCTGATAGAGATCCCAGAGGTGAAACAGCGATCGCAGCAGGTTGCGGGGGAAGGGCAAGGGCTGAGGGGGGAGGACGGTTTTAACTCTTAAGCTGGAGAGCAACTCGGCGCCTTCTCCCCTGGTTGCTCCCAAAGTACGATGTAGTTGTGCCAGGGTTTGAATATAAAGTCCATAGATCTGCTGCCGCACCATCGTCGTGGGTTGATAGTGCGCCTGCCACTGGGGATCGTACACAAAGGCATTGATTTGTTTGAAGCGATGGAAGTGGAAGAAAATCAAGGGGTGATCATCCACCCACAATGTCCGATCCTGACGATGAATCCTGTAATTTGCCAGATTCCAGGTCGCCAAGTTAGCCCCCTTGTGTTGCAGGACGACCACCCCCGGAAACTGGGTCGGCCAATGATCAAGATACTTCTGATCGGCAAACTTATCCGCTTCTAAACGGTCATAGCACCACTCCAAACAGCGATCTCGCCACCACTGGAGGCAATCCAACCCTGAGCGATCGCGGCGAAACGAGAGCCAACCGACATTAAAACGACCAAACTGTTCCAGATGCCGCAATGTCTCCGGGAAGCGATGTTCAATCAGGGCGATAGAATGGCTACCCATTTCAGTGTAGAGCGGGGCCGGATCGGCAAAGAAAAACAAGTCAGCATCCAGATAGGTAATCAGATCCACTTCTGGATGGTGCTTGAGGACAAACAGCGGCAGACAGGGGGTGCAGGTAAAGTAATATTCCACCGGCGATCGCGTGGGTTTAACCGTGACCAATGCGGGGTTTTCAGCCTCCAACGCCGTCAGGGCGATCGCCTGAAGATGGGGCAAATTTAAATCCATCAGCAGCTCGTAGCACCGATCACTCAAGCACAGCACCCAGAGCTTAAAAGCTGAGCAGTAGCGCTCTAAGGACTGATAGAGAGCCAACCCCCGTGGCAGATAACGATGATCAAAATAAGTACAAAAATAATACACTAGCGGTTCTCAGCCTGCTGCTCATACCAGTCAACAATCCTATCACCCACAAACTCCGCTTGCTCCAGGGGTAATTGGGGGTACATCGGCAGACTCAGTACCTCGCGGCACGCCTGTTCGGTGTGCTCCAGGCCGCCCGCCCCAATCAAGACACGTCCCTGGTAGGCGGGTTGGGCATGGACGGGCAGGGGATAGTGGATCAACGTGCCAATGGCTGCGGCTTTCAACCAGGCTTGCAGGCGATGGCGCTGGGGATGGCGAATCACATACTGATGGAAGACGGGGTTGACCGGAGCCTGAGCGGGGGGGTAGCGTCAGATTGGTCTGGCTCAGCCTCCGCTGATACACCTCAGCTAGCTGCTGCCGCTGGGCATTGTCTCTATCCAGTGCTTGTAACTTTACCCGCAAAATCGCGGCTTGAATCTCATCCAAGCGGCTGTTCATCCCTGGAATTTCACTGATATAGCGCTGTTTCCAGCCATATTCCCGCAGCTGTCGTGCTTTTGCCGCTAACCTGGGATCGTCGGTGACCACCAGCCCTCCATCCCCCAAGGCTCCGAGATTTTTGGTCGGGTAGAAGCTAAAGGTCGCCATGGTGCCCCAACTACCCGTCATCCGTCCTTCCAGGGTAGCCCCATGGGATTGAGCACAGTCTTCAATCACCACCAGACCATAGCGGTGGGCAAGATCCAGAATCCTGGGCAGGTCGGCGCTGTGTCCATACAAATGCACCGGGATCACAGCCTTGGGACGGCGCCCCCGAGTGACTGGACTGCCGCAGGGTGGCCTCGAGAGCATTGGGATCGAGGGTATAAGTTTGGGGATCAATATCCACCAGCAGAGGCACCGCCCCTACCAGTTCAATTGCCGCCACGGTTGCCACTGCCGTATGGGAAACGGTGATCACCAGATCCCCTGACTCAATGCCACAGGTTCGCAGGGCAATCACCAGGGCATCGGTGCCATTGGCAACCCCCAGGCCATGACTGACCCCCACGTACTGGGCGAACTCCTGCTCAAAGGCCGTGACTTCCTGACCCAGCACATACCAGCCACTGGTTAGTACCTGGGCGATCGCGGCATCGATCGCAGCTTGATGCGCTAAATAGCTGGCCTTGGGGTTGGTCTGGGGAATGCTGGGCATGGTTGATGGATGGCGCTACAAGTAATGGGCCAAATATTGGCGATAAAAGCTGAGAGTATTGGACAGGGCTTGATTTAGGGAGGTTTGGGGTTGCCACCCCAGCCGTGATTGGATCGCCTGAAAGTCAGCGTAGTAATCGCCAATATCAATGGGTTTGCGATCGCTGGGGAAGGGATGTAAGTGGTAACTACCGCTGCCATGCACCTGAATCAGCAACGCTGCCAGATCTTGAAGGTTGATGACGCAGTCCCCCCCTAAGTTAAACACCTGACCATCGGCTTCTGGCTGCAACCCAGCCAATAACAACGCCTCTACCACATCATCCACATAGGTAAAGTCTCGCAGTTGGCTACCTCCCCAGACTTCCAGGGGTTGGTTTTCCAGGAGTCGACGAATCCAGACGCCGAGAAAGGTCTGTCGGGCATCTTTAATCCGCATCCGAGGCCCAATGGTATTGGTGAGTCGGAGGGCACAGGCACGAATGCCATAAACATTGTTGTAAAGAATGTGATACCACTCCCCCGCCATTTTATTAATGCCATTCACATCCACCGGACGCAGCAAATGCTGTTCGTCCACGGGTAAATAGTCGGGTTTACCATAGATTTGGCGCGTGCTTGCAAACAAAATCT harbors:
- a CDS encoding glycosyltransferase family 2 protein encodes the protein MRCPSCYELPLPPADQTGWPWTHESLSHPLGLAATQDWPRISIVIPSYNQGEFIEATIRSVLLQGYPDLECLIMDGGSSDQTLGIIRQYEPWLTAWVSEPDRGQTHAINKGWQRATGELVAYLNSDDLLYPNGIWAIACAYQNHPTADLIYGAGAKINTQNQVLQKIPYRPYNPKLLRTRCYILSQSLFIRRQAVAAVGWLDESLYYTMDWELTLRMTPRFPMVAIPDDVGMWRRHPATKTWAGGWDFKREIAAVGRRHNGMLDRNFLVFWPLFWCDQLATRTQWGLFKTLGQLLRWLFDRIYGADTYMMR
- a CDS encoding DegT/DnrJ/EryC1/StrS family aminotransferase; the encoded protein is MIRHPQRHRLQAWLKAAAIGTLIHYPLPVHAQPAYQGRVLIGAGGLEHTEQACREVLSLPMYPQLPLEQAEFVGDRIVDWYEQQAENR
- a CDS encoding DegT/DnrJ/EryC1/StrS family aminotransferase, giving the protein MPSIPQTNPKASYLAHQAAIDAAIAQVLTSGWYVLGQEVTAFEQEFAQYVGVSHGLGVANGTDALVIALRTCGIESGDLVITVSHTAVATVAAIELVGAVPLLVDIDPQTYTLDPNALEATLRQSSHSGAPSQGCDPGAFVWTQRRPAQDSGSCPPLWSGGD
- a CDS encoding NAD-dependent epimerase/dehydratase family protein, with the translated sequence MIPDYLQFQAKKILITGGLGFIGSNLAHRLVGLGAEVLLVDTLIPEYGGNLFNIDAIQHQVRINISDVRDEHSFRYLVQGQDYLFNLAGQTSHMDSMQDPYTDLEINCRAQLSILETCRKYNPTIKILFASTRQIYGKPDYLPVDEQHLLRPVDVNGINKMAGEWYHILYNNVYGIRACALRLTNTIGPRMRIKDARQTFLGVWIRRLLENQPLEVWGGSQLRDFTYVDDVVEALLLAGLQPEADGQVFNLGGDCVINLQDLAALLIQVHGSGSYHLHPFPSDRKPIDIGDYYADFQAIQSRLGWQPQTSLNQALSNTLSFYRQYLAHYL
- a CDS encoding glycosyltransferase family 4 protein, translated to MTVVPVSPPRVVFVFRRQRQERLELYRAGVGPDEMLYGLNHFNPAEFEVCWIEGDDHQWNWKRCLWYPLEVLIARQVKMGFALHIALDHLQLLRRAEVIVSTIDSCGLPIAGLKALGLLTTPCIYISQGLSDRLGQLPQPSLIHRFFRGWYRHLLQTTEQILVLGEGAVEPLVQQLQLPPDRVRCLPFGIDTQFWHPNEDTPVGDYILSVGSDLARDYHTLLQAIASLPNCRLKIVTRLEIAPTAPQVEVASEFTDLALRQLYQQAQFVIIPLQNVAQPSGQSATLQAMACGKAVILTRTIGLWEPKQMRHLENCYLVAPGNAPALEAAITYLQQHPQEVARIGAEARRTAISRYSSQRFAANLANYMTALLQDDESF